In Candidatus Bathyarchaeota archaeon, the sequence GCTCCGAGCGTGGATAGCTGAAACCCGTATATTCTATCGGCTACCGGCATAGAGAAGGGGTACATGGCCAAGGCCGATATGAGTAGGAATCCCATGACGTTCATGAAGCCGTTATACATGAATACGCCACGCGCCAGCTGCTTACCCGTCCAGAAGACTCGGCGTTCCCTGCTAGACCTGAATATGGCCTCTCGAACCATGACAAGAGATATCGTCCAGCCCCTACGTACGCTAGCTAAGAGCCTCGACGACCTCACGTAGCTCACCCGATATGCCGGTAACCTTGAGGAGGACTTCTTCAAGCGACTCAAGCCCCGATTTAACTTCATCCACAGAGCCCGAGACGACTACCCTACCCCGATGCAGTAGAACGATTCTGTCGCATATCTTCTCGGCTATCTCCATGATATGGGTGGATAACAGTACGGCGGCTCCGCGGAGAGCTCTCATCCTCAAATATTCTTTAAATATCCTAGCCGACGTGGCGTCCAGACCCATCAGGGGCTCGTCGAGTATGAGGACGTCAGGCTCGTGAAGTAGAGCCGATATGAGGGCTACTTTCTGTTTACTACCCTTGCTTAAAGCCGTTATCAGAACATCCATGTACTCCTCTATCTCGAAGGCTTTGACGAACTTAACCACCCTATCCTCGTACTCTTCTCTGGTTAAACCCCTGACCCTCGCCACGAACTCGAAGTACTCCTTAGGAGTTAGAGACTCGTAGAGAACTATGTTCTCCGGGACGTATCCGACTCTCCTTCGGACCTCGACGGGATCTTCGACCGGGTTCACCCCCTCTACGAGGGCATATCCGCCGTCAGGCTTGACGAAGCCCAGAAGGATCTTCATGGTTGTTGACTTACCGCTTCCGTTAGGCCCTAGGAGACCCACGACCTCGCCGGCGTCGACCTTGAAGGATACGCCGTCTAACGCCGTGACGTCGCCGTATCTTTTCACGAGGTTCATGCACACGATGCTTCCCATGAGAAACTCTATAATAACTAGCCGTGGGGTTTAGTAAAGTTTTTACCCCGACATGTTTTCTCTAGTCTGGGGAGGATTCTACCGGCTATGGAGGATTCGATCAAGCCGACCGCGTGGA encodes:
- a CDS encoding ABC transporter ATP-binding protein, which translates into the protein MGSIVCMNLVKRYGDVTALDGVSFKVDAGEVVGLLGPNGSGKSTTMKILLGFVKPDGGYALVEGVNPVEDPVEVRRRVGYVPENIVLYESLTPKEYFEFVARVRGLTREEYEDRVVKFVKAFEIEEYMDVLITALSKGSKQKVALISALLHEPDVLILDEPLMGLDATSARIFKEYLRMRALRGAAVLLSTHIMEIAEKICDRIVLLHRGRVVVSGSVDEVKSGLESLEEVLLKVTGISGELREVVEALS